One genomic window of Chiloscyllium punctatum isolate Juve2018m chromosome 23, sChiPun1.3, whole genome shotgun sequence includes the following:
- the LOC140493978 gene encoding histone H2A → MSGRGKGGMKARTKAKSRSSRAGLQFPVGRIHRFLRKGNYAERVGAGAPVYLAAVLEYLAAEVLELAGNAARDNKKTRIIPRHLQLAVRNDEELNKLLGGVTIAQGGVLPNIQAVLLPKKTAPTKK, encoded by the coding sequence ATGTCTGGAAGAGGAAAGGGCGGTATGAAAGCGCGCACCAAGGCGAAGTCTCGGTCGTCCCGGGCTGGCCTGCAGTTCCCGGTGGGCCGTATTCACAGATTCCTGAGAAAGGGGAACTATGCTGAGCGTGTGGGGGCCGGAGCCCCGGTCTATCTGGCTGCGGTGCTGGAGTATCTGGCGGCTGAAGTCCTCGAACTGGCCGGGAACGCGGCCCGGGACAACAAGAAAACCCGCATCATCCCCCGGCACCTGCAGCTGGCCGTGCGCAACGACGAGGAGCTCAACAAGCTGCTGGGAGGGGTGACCATCGCTCAGGGAGGGGTGCTGCCTAATATCCAGGCCGTGCTGCTGCCCAAGAAAACCGCCCCCACGAAAAAGTGA